In a genomic window of Octopus bimaculoides isolate UCB-OBI-ISO-001 chromosome 25, ASM119413v2, whole genome shotgun sequence:
- the LOC106873148 gene encoding trichoplein keratin filament-binding protein translates to MEEAMKAAAKKEQMEQEKRIEQQKSLQEILKQQVEELKRKEEEAAELQEQQAKVEQEKYQMEVLENERRKMEERRKKRDFGRVLLRQHKTQMQCQARKVQQELEEDWKLLSMLVDREKELEQIETAKRQAALNDAKWMKEVVEEQLKVEKQREAELDLLFEEEAARMWKKREKEWELEKQARENLMIEVLKTRQKQMEEKLEKLKELQKESLQEREELLKEMEMAQQLSNREKDRLETARSTHRKTLDDQVELQRQELESAQQIEKLQLNEEEENDKWYDAVLQEETERRRQKGYVPRNYGRRTAWM, encoded by the exons ATGGAGGAGGCAATGAAGGCTGCAGCCAAGAAAGAGCAGATGGAGCAGGAGAAGAGGATTGAGCAACAGAAGTCTTTGCAAGAAATACTGAAGCAGCAGGTGGaagaactgaaaagaaaagaggaagag GCTGCAGAACTTCAGGAACAACAGGCCAAGGTAGAGCAGGAGAAATACCAGATGGAAGTTCTGGAAAACGAGCGTAGGAAAATGGAAGAGAGGAGGAAAAAGCGAGACTTTGG ACGTGTGTTACTAAGACAACATAAAACCCAAATGCAATGTCAAGCAAGGAAAGTACAGCAAGAATTG GAAGAAGACTGGAAGCTGTTGTCCATGTtggtagacagagagaaagaacttGAACAAATTGAAACAGCCAAGAGACAGGCAGCACTGAATGATGCCAAATGGATGAAAGAG GTTGTAGAGGAACAATTGAAAGTGGAGAAGCAACGAGAGGCAGAACTGGATCTCTTGTTTGA GGAGGAGGCTGCTCGGAtgtggaagaagagagaaaaggaatggGAACTAGAGAAACAAGCCAGAGAAAACCTTATGATTGAG GTTTTAAAGACACGTCAGAAACAAATGGAGGAAAAAttggagaaactgaaagaactacAAAAGGAATCTCTACAGGAACGGGAAGAGTTACTTAAAGAGATGGAAATGGCCCAGCAACTGTCTAATAGAGAGAAGGATAGACTGGAAACGGCCCGTTCCACCCACCGGAAGACATTAGATGATCAG GTTGAGCTACAGCGTCAAGAACTTGAATCTGCACAGCAAATCGAGAAACTACAATtaaatgaagaggaagaaaatgacaAGTGGTACGATGCTGTTCTCCAAGAGGAAACTGAACGACGGAGGCAGAAAGGTTATGTTCCTCGA aattatgGTCGTCGAACTGCGTGGATGTGA